The Arachis ipaensis cultivar K30076 chromosome B07, Araip1.1, whole genome shotgun sequence genome includes a window with the following:
- the LOC107605872 gene encoding protein yippee-like At4g27745 produces MAELIGPRLYSCCNCRNHVSLHDDIISKAFQGRNGRAFLFSHAMNVVTGPKEDRHLMTGLHTVADVYCGDCREVLGWKYEKAYEASQKYKEGKFILEKSKIVRENW; encoded by the exons ATGGCGGAACTGATAGGGCCTCGCTTGTACAGTTGCTGTAATTGTAGAAACCATGTGTCACTCCATGATGATATCATTTCTAAGGCTTTTCAG GGAAGAAACGGCCGAGCTTTTCTTTTTTCCCATGCCATGAATGTTGTCACAGGACCAAAAGAAGACAGGCATCTCATGACTGGCCTTCACACCGTTGCTGATGTTTATTGTGGTGATTGCCGTGAGGTCTTGGGTTGGAAGTATGAAAAAGCTTACGAAGCATCCCAGAAGTACAAGGAAGGAAAATTCATACTCGAGAAATCAAAAATAGTTAGGGAGAACTGGTAG